Proteins found in one Nocardia brasiliensis ATCC 700358 genomic segment:
- the iolC gene encoding 5-dehydro-2-deoxygluconokinase has translation MTGPEVLTLGRVGVDLYPQQSGVGLAEVESFAKSLGGTATNVAVAAARLGRDSAVLTKVGPDGFGDYVRKALGEFGVRADYVSTEPDLLTPVVFCELNPPADPPLLFYRAPIAPDLTLTVDEVPWDVVDSVPLLWVTGTGVSAEPGRGTQRAVLERRARRGHTVLDLDYRPMFWPDVATAQREIGWMIDHVNVVVGNRTEVQVAVGTADPDAAADRLLARGVRLAVIKRGAEGVLVATEYERWTVPPCRVEVVCGLGAGDGFGGALIHGLLSDWDPHRIATYANAAGALVASRLACADAMPTDAEIEELLCR, from the coding sequence GTGACCGGCCCGGAGGTGCTGACGCTCGGCCGGGTCGGCGTCGACCTCTACCCGCAGCAGAGCGGTGTCGGCCTCGCCGAGGTCGAATCGTTCGCGAAATCGCTGGGCGGCACCGCGACCAACGTCGCGGTGGCCGCCGCCCGGCTCGGCCGGGACAGCGCGGTGCTGACCAAGGTCGGGCCGGACGGATTCGGGGACTATGTCCGAAAGGCGTTGGGCGAATTCGGTGTTCGCGCCGACTACGTGTCGACCGAGCCGGATCTGCTGACGCCGGTGGTGTTCTGCGAGCTGAATCCGCCCGCCGACCCGCCACTGCTGTTCTATCGTGCGCCCATCGCACCGGATCTCACGCTCACCGTGGACGAGGTGCCCTGGGACGTGGTGGATTCGGTGCCGCTGCTGTGGGTCACCGGCACGGGCGTCAGCGCGGAACCCGGCCGCGGCACGCAGCGCGCGGTGCTGGAGCGCCGCGCCCGCCGTGGGCACACGGTGCTCGATCTCGACTATCGGCCGATGTTCTGGCCGGATGTCGCGACCGCGCAGCGGGAGATCGGTTGGATGATCGATCACGTCAACGTAGTCGTCGGCAATCGCACCGAGGTCCAAGTCGCCGTGGGCACCGCCGATCCCGACGCGGCGGCGGACCGGCTGCTCGCGCGCGGGGTGCGGCTCGCGGTGATCAAACGGGGTGCCGAGGGCGTGCTCGTGGCGACCGAATACGAACGCTGGACGGTGCCGCCGTGCCGTGTCGAGGTGGTGTGCGGGCTGGGCGCGGGGGATGGATTCGGCGGTGCCCTGATCCACGGGCTGCTCTCGGACTGGGATCCACACCGCATCGCCACCTACGCCAATGCCGCGGGCGCACTGGTGGCCTCGCGCCTGGCCTGCGCGGACGCCATGCCGACGGACGCGGAAATCGAGGAACTGCTATGCCGCTGA
- a CDS encoding Gfo/Idh/MocA family protein: protein MSSHQAVTLGLAGTGRIGTAHAETLKNLPNVANVVVADADADRARATATKLGVEFAPDLDALFAADLDGIVIATATDSHPELILRAVAAGIPVFCEKPVAADIEGTLAVLNHLESSTVPVQIGFQRRFDAGYRAARDAVAAGSLGWLHTLRATTLDPTPPPADYIPRSGGIFRDCGVHDFDIIRWVTGREIVSVYATGTNQGEPFFTAAGDVDTAAIVLHLDNDTLATVSLTRYNGAGYDVRLEALGSKGNAIVGLDDRAPLTSVEPDYLPSSFPAYPGFMERFRRAYTDELVAFVGVATGKLENPCSPVDALEAFYVAEACELSRREERPVQVSEVRR, encoded by the coding sequence ATGTCATCCCATCAAGCCGTCACCCTCGGTCTCGCCGGCACCGGCCGGATCGGCACCGCGCACGCCGAAACCCTCAAGAATCTCCCGAATGTCGCCAACGTCGTCGTAGCCGACGCCGACGCCGACCGTGCCCGCGCCACCGCCACCAAGCTCGGTGTCGAATTCGCTCCCGACCTCGACGCCCTGTTCGCCGCCGACCTCGACGGCATCGTCATCGCCACCGCCACCGACTCCCACCCCGAACTCATCCTGCGCGCCGTAGCCGCCGGCATCCCCGTCTTCTGCGAAAAGCCGGTCGCCGCCGACATCGAAGGCACCCTCGCCGTCCTCAACCACCTCGAATCCTCGACCGTCCCAGTGCAAATCGGCTTCCAACGCCGTTTCGACGCCGGCTACCGCGCCGCCCGCGACGCAGTCGCCGCCGGCTCCCTCGGCTGGCTGCACACCCTGCGCGCCACCACCCTCGACCCCACCCCTCCCCCCGCCGACTACATCCCCCGCTCCGGCGGCATCTTCCGCGACTGCGGCGTCCACGATTTCGACATCATCCGCTGGGTCACCGGCCGCGAAATCGTCTCCGTCTACGCCACCGGCACCAACCAGGGCGAACCCTTCTTCACCGCCGCCGGCGACGTAGACACCGCCGCCATCGTCCTGCACCTCGACAACGACACCCTCGCCACCGTCTCCCTCACCCGCTACAACGGAGCCGGCTACGACGTCCGCCTAGAAGCCCTCGGCTCCAAAGGAAACGCCATCGTCGGCCTGGACGACCGAGCCCCCCTCACCTCCGTAGAACCCGACTACCTCCCCTCCTCCTTCCCCGCCTACCCAGGGTTCATGGAGCGGTTCCGTCGGGCGTATACAGACGAGCTGGTTGCGTTCGTTGGGGTGGCGACAGGAAAGCTCGAAAACCCTTGCAGTCCAGTGGATGCGCTGGAAGCGTTTTATGTGGCCGAGGCCTGCGAACTGTCGCGGCGGGAGGAACGGCCGGTGCAGGTATCCGAAGTTCGTCGCTGA
- a CDS encoding sugar ABC transporter substrate-binding protein: protein MTTMSHRLHRGWQRSRRLVPWLAAAAVLAACSGPGADVVAPSQSPVAAGKLNSVAVVTHGSPGDAFWNVVKNGAEAAGKDLGVRVEYNSSGDPSQQAKLIDNAVAQGVDGLVVSMANPDALRPSIEKAVAAGIPLVTINSGEAESVRYGAIGHVGQSESLAGQSAGKRLADAKKTKMLCVIHEAGNIGANQRCEGASKAFGNAATLQVDINNPTDAQSRIKGALEADHSIDAVLTLNSQVAARAVDAVQESRSAATVATFDLNTDVVEAIRGGKLLFAVDQQQYEQGYLPVVLLQAYRTNLNTVGGGAPVQTGPAFVDKNNVDAVAALVAQGTR from the coding sequence ATGACAACGATGTCTCATCGACTGCACCGCGGGTGGCAACGCTCGCGCCGCCTGGTGCCGTGGCTCGCCGCGGCCGCGGTCCTCGCCGCGTGTAGCGGGCCGGGCGCGGACGTGGTCGCACCGAGCCAAAGCCCGGTCGCCGCAGGTAAATTGAACTCGGTCGCGGTGGTCACGCACGGCAGCCCGGGTGACGCGTTCTGGAACGTGGTCAAGAACGGCGCGGAAGCCGCAGGCAAGGACCTCGGGGTCCGGGTCGAATACAACTCCTCGGGCGATCCGAGCCAACAGGCCAAGCTCATCGACAACGCGGTCGCCCAAGGGGTGGACGGGCTGGTCGTCTCGATGGCCAACCCCGACGCGCTGCGGCCCTCGATCGAAAAGGCGGTCGCCGCGGGCATTCCGCTGGTAACCATCAACTCCGGCGAGGCGGAGAGCGTCAGGTACGGCGCCATCGGCCATGTGGGACAGAGCGAGTCGCTGGCCGGGCAGTCGGCCGGCAAGCGACTGGCCGACGCGAAGAAGACCAAGATGCTCTGCGTGATCCACGAGGCGGGCAATATCGGCGCCAATCAACGCTGTGAGGGCGCGAGCAAAGCCTTCGGGAATGCGGCGACACTCCAGGTGGACATCAACAATCCGACCGACGCCCAGTCCCGCATCAAGGGCGCGCTGGAGGCGGACCACTCGATCGACGCGGTACTCACCCTGAACTCTCAGGTCGCCGCCCGCGCGGTGGACGCGGTGCAGGAGTCCCGCTCGGCGGCCACGGTCGCCACCTTCGATCTCAATACCGATGTGGTGGAGGCGATTCGCGGCGGCAAGCTGCTGTTCGCGGTCGACCAGCAGCAGTACGAGCAGGGCTACCTGCCGGTGGTGCTGTTGCAGGCCTACCGGACGAACCTGAACACCGTCGGTGGCGGCGCACCGGTGCAGACGGGTCCGGCCTTCGTCGACAAGAACAACGTCGATGCCGTCGCCGCGCTCGTGGCACAGGGCACGCGGTGA
- a CDS encoding ATP-binding cassette domain-containing protein: MTTAARGDATGIPLIEAIGLGKSYGGVVALQDVSTVVNAGEVTCILGDNGAGKSTLIKILAGVHQHDRGELRIEGEPVRLSSPRAALDHGIATVYQDLAVVPLMSVWRNFVLGSEPTVGYGPFRLLDRAKGRAIARKGLSDMGIELRDMEQPVGTLSGGQRQCVAIARAVHYGAKVLILDEPTAALGVKQAGVVLKYVVQARDRGLGVILITHNPHHAYPVGDRFLLLKRGAMLGSYEKSEIDVSELTRQMAGGAELDALQHELQRVVP; the protein is encoded by the coding sequence ATGACTACAGCAGCGCGGGGCGATGCGACGGGCATCCCCCTCATCGAGGCGATCGGCCTCGGCAAGAGCTACGGCGGCGTGGTCGCGTTGCAGGACGTGTCGACCGTGGTGAACGCGGGTGAGGTCACCTGCATCCTGGGTGACAACGGCGCGGGCAAGTCGACGCTGATCAAAATCCTTGCGGGCGTGCACCAGCACGATCGCGGCGAGCTGCGGATCGAGGGCGAGCCGGTCCGGTTGTCCTCTCCGCGTGCGGCATTGGATCACGGCATCGCCACCGTCTATCAGGATCTGGCGGTGGTCCCGCTGATGAGCGTTTGGCGCAACTTCGTGCTCGGCTCGGAGCCCACCGTCGGCTACGGCCCGTTCCGGCTGCTGGATCGCGCCAAAGGACGCGCGATTGCCCGAAAAGGTCTGTCGGACATGGGTATCGAGTTGCGGGACATGGAGCAACCGGTCGGCACGCTGTCCGGCGGGCAACGGCAGTGCGTCGCGATCGCGCGGGCCGTGCACTACGGCGCCAAAGTTCTGATCCTCGACGAACCGACCGCCGCGCTCGGCGTAAAACAGGCAGGCGTGGTGCTGAAATACGTGGTGCAGGCGCGTGATCGGGGCCTGGGCGTAATCCTCATCACGCACAACCCGCACCACGCGTACCCGGTCGGTGATCGTTTCCTGCTGCTCAAACGCGGAGCCATGCTGGGCTCGTACGAGAAGTCGGAGATAGATGTCTCGGAACTCACCCGGCAGATGGCGGGTGGCGCCGAATTGGACGCGTTGCAACACGAATTGCAGCGGGTGGTGCCGTGA
- a CDS encoding TIM barrel protein yields MTEPLYPLRVAAAPISWGVCEVPGWGHVLDARTVLAEMAALGLTATELGPPGYLPRDPDELRSLLGTFGISSVGGFLALVLHEAPERAIEASRESIALFAATGADVVVLAAATGLGGYDTRPQLDDDEWRTLIGSAAAIRDIATEHGLRTVLHPHVGTHVETEAEVERFLADSALDLCLDTGHLLIGGTDPVRLAQRHADRIGHVHLKDVRIAVADEVRGGAMEYSEAVRQGLYVPLGDGDVDIAALVHSMQAAGYRGWYVMEQDTALQPTDSAELPSRHTERSLRHLAGLVTAAPIQ; encoded by the coding sequence ATGACCGAACCGCTCTACCCGCTGCGCGTCGCGGCCGCACCAATCTCCTGGGGAGTCTGCGAGGTTCCCGGCTGGGGGCATGTGCTCGACGCGCGCACCGTCCTCGCGGAAATGGCCGCGCTCGGCCTGACCGCCACCGAACTCGGCCCGCCCGGATATCTACCCCGCGACCCGGACGAACTGCGGTCGCTGCTGGGGACCTTCGGTATCTCGTCGGTGGGCGGATTCCTGGCGTTGGTGCTGCACGAGGCGCCGGAGCGGGCGATCGAAGCGTCCCGGGAGTCGATCGCCCTGTTCGCCGCCACCGGCGCCGACGTGGTCGTGCTGGCCGCCGCCACCGGGCTCGGCGGGTACGACACCCGCCCGCAACTCGACGATGACGAATGGCGCACCCTGATCGGCTCCGCCGCCGCCATCCGCGATATCGCCACGGAGCACGGCCTGCGCACGGTGCTGCATCCGCATGTCGGTACCCACGTGGAGACCGAGGCGGAAGTCGAACGCTTCCTTGCCGATTCGGCGCTCGACCTGTGCCTGGACACCGGCCACCTGCTGATCGGCGGAACCGATCCGGTGCGGCTCGCGCAGCGTCATGCCGACCGGATCGGGCATGTTCACCTGAAGGACGTGCGCATCGCCGTTGCCGATGAAGTGCGCGGCGGGGCAATGGAATACAGCGAAGCTGTGCGGCAAGGTCTGTACGTTCCGCTCGGCGACGGTGACGTCGATATCGCCGCGCTGGTGCACAGCATGCAGGCCGCGGGCTACCGCGGCTGGTACGTCATGGAGCAGGACACCGCTCTGCAGCCCACCGACTCGGCGGAGTTGCCGAGCCGGCATACCGAACGCAGCCTGCGTCACCTCGCGGGCCTTGTGACGGCCGCACCGATCCAGTAG
- a CDS encoding ABC transporter permease, which yields MTTATKATEAAPAAQDGPSLLQRLAVRPEIGAALGALLVFVFFSIITDRFLSPLGVATWLDDSSTLGIMAVAVALLMIGGEFDLSAGVMTASTALVTALLAVHAGWNVWFALLASLVLALLVGAFNGWLVMRTGLPSFIVTLGTFLALQGLNLGVTRLVTGTVQVSGIRSAEGYNSAGWVFASTLNIGDARIQASVIWWIVLTAIAAIVLVRTRFGNWIFAVGGALPNARAVGVPADRTKIILFMTTAFAGWVVGSCGILRFASVQANQGVGLELHYIIAAVVGGCLLTGGFGSAVGAAIGALIFGMARQGIVFARWDSDWFMLFLGVLLLAAVLVNNRFQKRAERVRR from the coding sequence ATGACTACTGCCACAAAAGCTACCGAGGCCGCACCGGCCGCCCAGGACGGACCGTCGCTGCTGCAACGGCTCGCCGTCCGCCCCGAGATCGGCGCCGCGCTCGGCGCCCTGCTCGTGTTCGTGTTCTTCTCGATCATCACCGACCGCTTCCTGAGTCCGCTCGGCGTCGCGACCTGGCTGGACGATTCGTCCACGCTCGGCATCATGGCGGTCGCGGTGGCGCTGTTGATGATCGGTGGCGAATTCGATCTGTCGGCCGGTGTGATGACCGCGTCGACCGCGTTGGTCACCGCCTTGCTCGCGGTGCACGCCGGCTGGAACGTCTGGTTCGCGCTGCTGGCCTCGCTGGTGCTGGCCCTGCTGGTCGGCGCGTTCAACGGCTGGCTCGTGATGCGCACCGGACTACCGAGTTTCATCGTCACCCTCGGCACTTTCCTTGCGCTGCAAGGCCTCAACCTCGGCGTGACCCGCCTGGTCACCGGAACCGTTCAGGTGTCGGGCATTCGGAGTGCCGAGGGCTACAACTCGGCCGGGTGGGTGTTCGCCTCGACGTTGAACATCGGCGACGCGCGGATCCAGGCCTCGGTCATCTGGTGGATCGTGCTGACCGCGATCGCCGCGATCGTGCTGGTGCGCACCAGGTTCGGCAACTGGATCTTCGCGGTCGGCGGTGCGCTGCCGAACGCGCGGGCGGTGGGCGTGCCCGCCGATCGGACGAAGATCATCCTCTTCATGACCACGGCCTTCGCCGGCTGGGTGGTCGGTTCGTGCGGCATCCTGCGCTTCGCCAGCGTGCAGGCGAATCAGGGCGTGGGGCTCGAACTGCACTACATCATCGCCGCGGTGGTCGGCGGCTGCCTGCTGACCGGTGGTTTCGGTTCGGCCGTCGGCGCCGCGATCGGCGCGCTGATCTTCGGCATGGCCCGCCAGGGCATCGTGTTCGCACGCTGGGACAGCGACTGGTTCATGCTGTTCCTGGGTGTGCTCTTGCTGGCGGCGGTGCTGGTCAACAACAGATTCCAGAAGCGAGCCGAGAGGGTACGCCGATGA
- a CDS encoding LacI family DNA-binding transcriptional regulator → MARPTMEDVAERAGVSRALVSLVMRNSPKVSEHRRRAVLEAAKDLGYQPHIMARSLASRTSNIVGVMVSDLRNAFFADVVEGMDAAAQESGLELILNTGRRSAARERTALESLLAFRPGGIILLSPILPAAAIRDAAQQAPLVLVSRSSAIPDVDTVNDDGEVGAALAVDHLVSLGHRRIVHLDGGGAFTAAPRRKGYRAAMERHGLEPMVIPSEHTDAAGIAAVRKLLNLFSRDSFPTALVCGNDFNAVGAMSALEEAGLRVPDDVSVVGYDNTSLAALRHVSLTTIDQPRIQMGRLAVEALVERLRDDRTEPVRRRLQPSLVVRATTGAPSN, encoded by the coding sequence ATGGCACGGCCGACCATGGAGGATGTCGCCGAGCGCGCCGGCGTCTCCCGGGCGCTTGTGTCGCTGGTCATGCGCAACTCCCCCAAGGTGAGCGAGCACCGTCGCCGTGCCGTGCTGGAAGCCGCGAAAGATCTCGGCTACCAACCGCACATCATGGCGCGGTCACTGGCCAGCCGGACCTCGAACATCGTCGGCGTCATGGTTTCTGATCTGCGCAACGCGTTCTTCGCCGATGTCGTCGAGGGAATGGACGCCGCCGCACAGGAATCCGGCCTCGAACTCATCCTCAACACCGGCCGGCGCAGCGCCGCCCGCGAACGCACCGCGCTGGAGAGCCTGCTCGCGTTCCGCCCCGGCGGCATCATCCTGCTCTCGCCGATCCTGCCCGCCGCCGCCATTCGCGATGCGGCACAACAGGCTCCGCTGGTTCTGGTGTCCCGCAGTTCGGCTATTCCCGACGTCGACACCGTCAACGACGACGGTGAGGTCGGCGCCGCCCTGGCCGTGGATCACCTTGTCTCCCTCGGACATCGGCGGATCGTGCACCTAGACGGCGGCGGCGCGTTCACCGCGGCGCCGCGACGCAAGGGCTACCGTGCCGCGATGGAACGGCACGGCCTCGAGCCGATGGTCATCCCCAGCGAACACACCGATGCCGCCGGTATCGCCGCGGTCCGCAAACTGTTGAATCTGTTCTCCCGCGACAGCTTTCCGACAGCGCTCGTGTGCGGCAACGACTTCAACGCCGTCGGCGCCATGTCCGCACTCGAGGAAGCCGGTTTGCGCGTGCCCGACGACGTCTCCGTCGTCGGCTACGACAACACCTCACTCGCCGCGCTGCGCCACGTCTCCCTCACCACCATCGATCAGCCGCGCATCCAAATGGGCCGTCTCGCCGTCGAAGCGCTCGTCGAACGGCTACGCGACGACCGCACCGAACCGGTCCGTCGCCGCCTCCAGCCCTCGCTCGTCGTCCGCGCGACGACCGGCGCCCCCAGCAACTGA
- a CDS encoding DEAD/DEAH box helicase, protein MSDVNSAPSLRLGFDVTRTRVELRTVPAFQSDFAQLTARIATRGQRGPLSAEVDLDDFLVNLNELATWIHPDVDWAPDLIELVNGVLDDAETVEHNLDDRRTGGPAAAVQPTDVIDLLGTEWTADLTSFQQRDIARLLSLRHGANFSVPGAGKTRVALAVYAAMRERGEAERLLVVGPKSAYESWEFESSTCFKEPLRTGVVGNVDDPLAELRIVNYERLDRSLGNLADWLRSRPSMVVLDEAHRMKLGASGTYGSACLALGPLANRRLILTGTPAPNGARDLENLLSFVWPGHGKRVVTEAVGGGDLAYASTVLRPLFTRTTKDELGLPPFQPKIRYISMPPVHAEIYEALKGNFSARAEGSRGSIEALGRAMLRLLMAAISPALLLEGASQYEPLEYQLPPLEPSPEDSLFELLQKLPSLGLSPKYQETLQIVADNTSNGRKTLVWTTFVRSLMTLEKLLEGYNPAVVYGGTVDRDEQLRRFRQDPDCHVLLSNPATLGEGINLHQVCHDAVYVDRDFMAGRFLQSLDRIHRLGLAPGTETRVTILATRHTVDEIVALRLDEKLEFMGRILDDPGVQQLADLQEEPATGAGMDAADVRALLRHLDTGKG, encoded by the coding sequence GTGAGTGATGTCAATAGCGCACCCTCACTGCGTCTAGGCTTCGACGTCACGCGCACACGGGTCGAGCTGCGAACCGTGCCTGCCTTTCAGAGCGACTTTGCCCAGCTGACAGCTCGAATCGCGACAAGGGGACAACGCGGTCCACTCTCCGCGGAGGTCGATCTCGATGACTTTTTGGTCAATCTGAACGAGCTGGCAACCTGGATTCACCCTGACGTCGACTGGGCTCCTGATCTCATCGAGCTTGTCAACGGCGTGCTGGATGACGCTGAGACGGTAGAGCACAATCTTGACGACCGGCGTACAGGGGGTCCTGCCGCTGCTGTCCAGCCGACTGACGTCATCGACTTGCTCGGCACCGAATGGACTGCCGACCTGACCTCGTTTCAACAGCGCGACATAGCTCGATTGCTGTCACTGCGCCACGGCGCCAACTTCAGTGTCCCCGGCGCCGGCAAGACACGCGTCGCCCTCGCGGTCTATGCGGCTATGCGTGAGCGCGGGGAGGCCGAACGGCTCTTGGTCGTTGGACCGAAGTCGGCCTACGAGTCCTGGGAGTTCGAAAGCTCCACTTGCTTCAAAGAACCGCTACGCACCGGCGTGGTGGGAAACGTAGACGACCCGCTCGCGGAGCTCCGCATCGTGAACTACGAACGGCTCGACCGTTCACTGGGCAACCTGGCTGATTGGCTGCGGTCACGACCGTCGATGGTGGTGCTCGACGAAGCCCACCGTATGAAGCTCGGCGCCAGCGGCACTTATGGTTCCGCATGCCTCGCTCTCGGTCCGTTGGCGAATAGGAGGCTGATCCTTACCGGTACACCAGCCCCCAATGGGGCAAGGGATCTCGAGAACTTGCTGTCGTTCGTATGGCCAGGGCATGGGAAACGAGTGGTCACCGAGGCTGTCGGCGGTGGAGATCTCGCCTACGCGAGCACAGTTCTGCGCCCTCTGTTCACACGCACCACCAAAGACGAGCTCGGCCTGCCGCCGTTCCAGCCAAAGATCCGCTATATCAGCATGCCTCCAGTGCACGCAGAGATCTACGAGGCTCTGAAGGGCAACTTTTCTGCTCGCGCGGAAGGCTCGCGCGGCAGTATCGAAGCGCTGGGACGGGCGATGCTTCGGCTGCTCATGGCGGCCATCAGTCCTGCTCTGCTGCTGGAGGGAGCAAGCCAATACGAACCGCTCGAGTATCAACTTCCGCCGCTGGAACCTTCCCCCGAAGACTCACTTTTCGAGCTTCTGCAGAAACTTCCGAGCCTGGGGCTGTCGCCGAAGTACCAGGAGACACTGCAGATCGTTGCGGACAATACCTCCAATGGTCGCAAAACCCTGGTGTGGACGACATTCGTTCGAAGTCTTATGACCCTCGAAAAATTGCTTGAAGGCTACAACCCGGCCGTCGTCTATGGCGGTACTGTCGATCGTGACGAACAGCTACGCCGTTTCCGCCAGGATCCAGATTGTCATGTTTTGCTGTCCAATCCTGCCACCCTAGGCGAGGGCATCAATCTCCATCAGGTTTGCCATGATGCCGTGTACGTGGACCGTGATTTCATGGCCGGGCGGTTCCTGCAGAGCTTGGATCGCATCCACCGCCTGGGCCTGGCACCTGGCACCGAGACGCGAGTGACAATTCTGGCTACCCGCCACACAGTGGATGAAATAGTTGCGCTGCGGCTGGACGAGAAACTCGAGTTCATGGGCAGAATCCTCGATGACCCCGGCGTCCAACAGCTCGCTGACCTGCAGGAGGAACCCGCAACCGGTGCCGGTATGGACGCCGCAGATGTACGCGCGCTTCTGCGCCACCTCGACACAGGAAAAGGATAG
- a CDS encoding NgoMIV family type II restriction endonuclease, giving the protein MSASFRTELLGWKPSKKNKLGWKWVPNSADVDNPTSLRLAAHVLEQLGAPNPNSTDTTPDVPPPNPGGLLETMVLANLVSELPLLDPGRKWDFARGQSIVGYAQYQHLAGVDAAIAHDPNLRVTLGTDYLIKPDVLVGLLGTPTSTMHPWLHAAIACKWTIRSDRVQNIRHENGNMIRHRRGRLPHLVAVTAEPLPSRLASIARGTGEVDATYHIAYDELSNAVAAYGSSEQQGAWEEVTKQGRLLDYRNLAKALVDW; this is encoded by the coding sequence GTGAGCGCCTCGTTCAGGACGGAGTTGCTGGGCTGGAAGCCGAGCAAGAAGAACAAGCTCGGCTGGAAGTGGGTTCCCAACTCCGCGGACGTCGACAACCCGACGAGCTTGCGGCTGGCGGCCCATGTGCTCGAGCAACTTGGTGCGCCGAACCCGAATTCGACAGATACAACGCCTGATGTGCCGCCGCCGAACCCGGGTGGCTTGCTCGAGACTATGGTGCTCGCCAACTTGGTCAGCGAGTTGCCGCTCCTGGATCCTGGGCGGAAATGGGACTTCGCTCGTGGACAGAGCATCGTCGGCTATGCGCAATACCAGCATCTAGCTGGTGTGGACGCTGCTATCGCCCACGATCCGAACCTCCGCGTGACACTTGGCACCGACTACCTGATCAAGCCCGACGTGCTGGTTGGACTGCTTGGAACTCCTACCAGCACAATGCATCCGTGGCTTCACGCTGCAATCGCATGCAAATGGACTATTCGCTCCGATCGGGTGCAGAACATCCGTCACGAAAACGGCAACATGATCAGGCACCGCCGCGGGCGATTGCCTCATCTCGTAGCCGTGACGGCAGAGCCGCTGCCGAGCCGGCTTGCCTCGATCGCGCGGGGGACCGGCGAGGTAGATGCGACATACCATATTGCATACGACGAGTTGTCGAATGCTGTTGCTGCGTATGGTAGTTCAGAGCAGCAGGGCGCGTGGGAGGAAGTAACCAAGCAGGGGAGATTGCTGGACTATCGAAACCTGGCCAAGGCATTGGTGGATTGGTAG
- a CDS encoding very short patch repair endonuclease, with product MTEERSASARTRAHERGLYPAPLNEGRSRNMRANRRTGTKPEIALRSALHRLGYRYRKDFRLDLGSMKVRPDIVFTARKVAVFVDGCFWHVCPEHGRQPTTNEWYWAPKLRRNMDRDRAADVALAEAGWRVVRLWEHETLEDSVTAVTSVLEDGPEHVSDHMGSARR from the coding sequence GTGACTGAGGAACGATCGGCCAGCGCCAGGACCAGAGCCCACGAGCGCGGCCTCTACCCTGCGCCGCTCAACGAGGGCCGTTCGCGCAACATGCGAGCCAACCGGCGAACAGGTACCAAGCCGGAGATCGCGTTGCGAAGCGCGTTGCATCGTCTCGGCTATCGGTATCGCAAGGACTTCAGGCTCGACCTCGGCTCGATGAAGGTCCGACCCGACATCGTCTTCACAGCCCGCAAGGTCGCGGTCTTTGTGGACGGCTGCTTCTGGCACGTCTGTCCGGAGCACGGTCGACAGCCGACGACCAACGAATGGTATTGGGCGCCAAAGCTTCGACGGAATATGGACCGTGATCGCGCCGCGGATGTTGCTCTGGCAGAGGCCGGCTGGAGGGTGGTCCGCCTTTGGGAGCATGAGACGCTGGAGGACAGCGTGACTGCAGTCACCAGCGTCTTGGAAGACGGACCCGAACATGTGAGCGATCATATGGGATCGGCGCGAAGATGA